The proteins below come from a single Rhinolophus ferrumequinum isolate MPI-CBG mRhiFer1 chromosome 8, mRhiFer1_v1.p, whole genome shotgun sequence genomic window:
- the CAVIN2 gene encoding caveolae-associated protein 2, giving the protein MGEDAAQAEKFHHPVSDLRQERPVSPSPVPSSTPSPSLNLGSTEETIRDNTQVNAVTVLTLLDKLVNMLDAVQENQHKMEQRQISLEGSVKGIQNDLTKLSKYQASTGNTVSKLLEKSRKVSAHTRAVKERMDRQCAQVKRLENNHAQLLRRNHFKVLIFQEENEIPASVFVKEPVSSAAEGKEELDENKSLEEALHTVDLSSDDELPHEEDALEDSAEEKMEESRAEKIKRSSLRKVDSLKKAFSRQNIEKKMNRLGTKIVSVERREKIKKSLTSNHQKISSGKSSPFKVSPLTFGRKKVREGETAAENESKSEDMPSNEQMPNDQEESSFAEGLSEASLTGALVEGKGAEGDAGRVASRGSNSGMDSNVDLTVMEDEEEEPVVLEQARKVRYEGDLVLTSQEAEQSDEERVQPAVLQVDQTA; this is encoded by the exons ATGGGGGAGGACGCCGCACAAGCTGAAAAGTTCCATCACCCAGTTTCTGACCTGAGGCAGGAGAGGCCAGTCAGCCCCAGCCCAGTGCCCTCCTCCACACCGAGCCCCAGCCTGAACCTGGGGAGCACCGAGGAGACCATCCGGGACAACACACAGGTGAACGCTGTCACGGTGCTCACGCTCCTGGACAAGCTGGTGAACATGCTGGACGCCGTGCAGGAGAACCAGCACAAGATGGAACAGCGGCAGATCAGCCTGGAGGGCTCCGTGAAGGGTATCCAGAACGACCTCACCAAGCTCTCCAAGTACCAGGCCTCCACCGGCAACACGGTGAGCAAGCTCCTGGAGAAGTCCCGCAAGGTCAGCGCTCACACTCGCGCAGTCAAGGAGCGCATGGACAGGCAGTGCGCGCAGGTGAAGCGGCTGGAGAACAACCACGCCCAGCTCCTCAGACGCAACCATTTCAAAGTGCTCATCTTCCAG gaagaaaatgagatcCCTGCCAGTGTGTTTGTGAAAGAGCCAGTTTCCAGCGCAGCGGAAGGGAAGGAGGAACTTGACGAAAACAAGTCCCTGGAGGAAGCCTTGCACACAGTGGATCTCTCATCGGATGACGAATTGCCTCACGAGGAAGATGCCCTGGAAGACAGTGCAgaggaaaagatggaagaaagtagggcagagaaaataaaaagatccaGCCTCCGGAAAGTGGATAGCCTCAAAAAAGCATTTTCTCGCCAGAACATCGAGAAAAAGATGAACAGGCTGGGGACAAAGATTGTATCTgtagagaggagggagaagattAAGAAATCTCTCACTTCCAATCACCAGAAAATATCCTCAGGGAAAAGCTCCCCCTTCAAGGTCTCTCCCCTAACTTTCGGTCGAAAGAAAGTCCGAGAGGGAGAAACCGCTGCAGAAAATGAGAGCAAGTCAGAAGACATGCCTAGCAACGAGCAGATGCCAAACGACCAGGAGGAAAGCTCGTTTGCGGAGGGTCTTTCCGAAGCATCCCTCACCGGTGCCCTGGTAGaagggaagggagcggagggtGATGCCGGGAGGGTGGCCTCGAGAGGGAGTAACTCTGGCATGGACAGCAACGTGGACTTGACTGTCAtggaagatgaggaagaggagcCGGTGGTCCTGGAACAGGCCCGAAAGGTGCGCTATGAGGGAGACTTGGTGCTAACCTCGCAGGAGGCAGAGCAGTCAGATGAAGAGCGGGTGCAGCCAGCCGTGCTCCAGGTGGACCAGACGGCCTAA